In Aliamphritea ceti, a single window of DNA contains:
- the cyaY gene encoding iron donor protein CyaY encodes MNESEFNQRVDDTFIAIEEALDDASTDMDYVNNGGVLTVICENQSQVIFTRQTPVTQLWLAARSGGFHFDYAEEKQTWIRDSDGETLQAVLNTVFAEQAGETFEFDI; translated from the coding sequence ATGAATGAATCCGAATTTAATCAGCGCGTCGACGATACTTTTATTGCTATTGAAGAAGCTTTGGATGACGCCAGTACCGATATGGACTATGTCAATAACGGTGGAGTTTTAACGGTTATCTGCGAAAATCAGTCGCAGGTTATTTTTACCCGCCAGACACCAGTAACACAGTTATGGCTGGCAGCCCGCAGCGGCGGTTTCCATTTCGACTATGCTGAAGAGAAGCAGACCTGGATTCGTGACAGCGATGGTGAAACTCTGCAAGCAGTCCTTAACACTGTGTTCGCTGAACAGGCTGGCGAAACTTTTGAATTTGATATTTGA